Below is a genomic region from Nocardioides panacis.
AGGCGGGGGCCGACGCCCCGCGCGAACGGACCTCGATGCTGGCTCCCCGTGCTGGCATGGGAGACATCATGCTCACTTCGCCCGTCCTGGGCACCCCTTCCTCCACAGGCAGGGCACCCGTCCACAGCGAAACGTGCGCCTGCTTGCCGAAACGTCGGCAAACGCTGGCACACTGGGACCATGTCCAGCACGCAGGGCGATCCCGGTCGCCGGTTCCTGACCCTGCCCGACGTCGCCGAGATCCTGGCCACCTCCGTCGCCCAGGTCCGGGCGCTGGTGCAGGCCGGCGAGCTGCGCTACATCCAGATCGGCGGCCGCCAGCAGTACCGCATCGAGGCGGTCGAGCTGGAGAAGTACATCGCCCGGATGTACGCCGAGGCGGACGCCAAGTCCGGCAGCCGCTCGAGCCCGGCCGACGGAGCCCGCTGAGCGACGCCCTCACCCGGCCCGCAGCGCCGCCAGCGTCGCGAACGGCAGCACCTCGAGGTGACCGCGGCCGGCCGCGCCGTCGCCGCCCTCGTCGCCGACGAGCACCTCCACGAAGTCCCGGCCGACCCGTCCCAGCCGGCCCCGGGCGGTGGACCCGTCCACCCGGTGCAGCAGCACCTGGGCCCGGTCCCCCGCCAGCCCGCGCAGTGCCGACCCGAGCCCCAGCCGTGCGGTGAGCGGCCGGACCTCCGGGCTCCGGCCCGCGTCGACCAGCCCCCGCACCGCGCGGACCGCGGCCGCCACCACGACCCACTCCACGCCCCCGACCTCGAGCAGGCACCAGCCGTCCCCGGCGCGCACCAGCCGGCCGTCCAGGGCGCCGGGACCGCCGACGTCGAGCAGCAGCCGGGTGCCCACCGAGGCGTGCAGCCGGTCGGCGAGCGCCACCGCGGCGTACTCCGACCGGCTCTGCTCGGCGACGAGCGCGTCCCGCTCGACCAGCGCGAGCCCCGCGGCCTGCTGCTCGAGGTCGTCGAAGAGGTCCAGCAGCCGTTCTTCCCAGCGCATGCGTGAACGCTGACCGCTGCGGCCCGACCTGTCAATCGTCTGGGGACAAACGGTTGACGACCTCGCTCGATGACGTCTAGAAAGATCAAACGACATCAAACGAGAGGATCAGCGGTGGCACTCGTCGGCACGACCACCCGGGCGCTGCTGCTCCTCGCCGGCGGCGTCGCCGCGGCCGTCGGCGCCTGGGCGCTGGCGGCCGCTCCGCTGCTCCGGGTCGCGGACCCGCTGCT
It encodes:
- a CDS encoding helix-turn-helix domain-containing protein, with translation MSSTQGDPGRRFLTLPDVAEILATSVAQVRALVQAGELRYIQIGGRQQYRIEAVELEKYIARMYAEADAKSGSRSSPADGAR